In a single window of the Caloenas nicobarica isolate bCalNic1 chromosome 8, bCalNic1.hap1, whole genome shotgun sequence genome:
- the GHSR gene encoding growth hormone secretagogue receptor type 1 — MREGSAGGRGAENRTGAEPPLHLFPAPVLTGITVACVLLFVIGIIGNLMTMLVVSRFRDMRTTTNFYLSSMAFSDLLIFLCMPLDLFRLWQYRPWNFGDLLCKLFQFISESCTYSTILNITALSVERYVAICFPLRAKVIITKGKVKLVILFLWAVSFISAGPIFVLVGVEHENGTNPLSTNECRATEYAIRSGLLTIMVWTSSIFFFLPVFCLTVLYSLIGRKLWRRKRKNIGPNAVIRDKNNKQTVKMLVVVVFAFILCWLPFHVGRYLFSKSFEVGSLEIAVISQYCNLVSFVLFYLSAAINPILYNIMSKKYRVAACRLFGLKPLPKKRLSSTKQESSRAWAEPSVFT, encoded by the exons ATGCGGGAGGGGAGCGCGGGCGGCCGCGGCGCGGAGAACCGGACGGGCGCCGAGCCCCCGCTGCACCTTTTCCCCGCGCCCGTGCTCACCGGCATCACTGTCGCCTGCGTCCTCCTCTTCGTCATCGGGATCATCGGCAACCTCATGACCATGCTGGTGGTGTCGCGGTTCCGGGACATGAGGACCACCACCAACTTTTACCTGTCCAGCATGGCCTTTTCCGACCTTCTCATCTTCCTCTGCATGCCCCTGGACCTCTTCCGCCTCTGGCAATACCGGCCCTGGAACTTTGGGGACCTCCTCTGCAAGCTCTTCCAGTTCATCAGCGAGAGCTGCACCTACTCCACCATCCTCAACATCACTGCCCTCAGCGTGGAGCGGTACGTCGCCATCTGCTTCCCCCTCCGAGCTAAAGTGATCATCACCAAGGGGAAGGTCAAGCTGGTCATCCTCTTCCTCTGGGCTGTCTCCTTCATTAGTGCCGGACCCATCTTTGTCCTGGTGGGGGTCGAGCATGAGAATGGCACTAACCCCCTGAGCACCAACGAGTGCCGAGCCACGGAGTATGCCATCCGCTCGGGGCTCCTCACCATCATGGTCTGgacctccagcatcttctttttcctgccCGTGTTTTGCCTGACCGTGCTGTACAGCCTCATTGGGAGGAAGCtctggaggagaaagagaaagaacatCGGTCCAAATGCTGTCATCAGGGATAAGAACAACAAGCAAACTGTGAAAATGTTAG ttgtgGTGGTATTTGCTTTCATACTCTGCTGGTTGCCTTTTCACGTAGGAcgatatttattttccaaatcatTTGAAGTCGGATCCCTGGAGATCGCAGTGATCAGCCAGTACTGCAACTTGGTGTCCTTTGTCCTCTTCTACCTTAGCGCAGCCATCAACCCCATCCTCTACAACATCATGTCCAAGAAGTACCGAGTCGCTGCTTGCCGGCTCTTTGGACTCAAACCCCTTCCAAAGAAAAGACTCTCCAGCACAAAGCAAGAAAGTTCGCGTGCCTGGGCAGAACCGAGTGTTTTCACATGA